The segment GCGGCTCGTAGTTGATGTCCACGAGAGCCGGACTCGCGAACCCCACGATGTCGAGCGCGACGGGGAGGCCGGTCGTCCCGACGACGACGCCGAGCGGCCGCGTGTCGTAGTCGGCTTCGAGGAACAGCTCGTAGAGCATGAAGAACCCGACCGCGACGAGGGCGTAGGACAGCCCCGAGACGACCCAGTGAAACGTCTGGTGGTGAATCGACAGGTGCGGGAACGGCGTCGTCACGACCGCAGTGGTGAAGTAGAGTCCGTGGAGCGGGTTCGTGACCTTCACGGCGACGATAAATAAGTAGACTCCCGCGGCCGCCCGACGGTAGCCGACGCTCCTGTGGAACGACCGTCCGGTGTACGCCGAGCAGAAGTACAGCCACGCCCCGACGGTGGTCAGCCCGACGACGAGGCTGAGGAGGTACGCGACGTACTGCGCCGGGCGGCTCGGAGCCAGCAGGAAGGCGAGTTCCAGTCCGGCCCAGCCGCCGCTGCTGACGAGGAGCGCCACCAGTCCGCGTCGCGTGTCGGCGTCCGCGACGTGCCGGGCGCGCAGGAGGGCGACCCCGCAGCCGAGCGTGGCGAACCCGTACGCGAGTACGTATCCGAGGTACTGCCACTCGACGCCGAATAGCGCCATTCGTTACCACCTAACTACCATTTCATATTAAACATGCGGTTGCGTTTCGGGGACGCAGAGCCGAAATCTACGTCCGCGGAGAACCCTGCGTTCGGGCGAGGAGGCTACGTCTCGCCGGGCGGATGCAGGTCGCGCTGGAACTCGTCGAAAATCTCCACGTCGTCCGGAATCTCGTCCTCGATGTGACGGGCCTCTTTCTCGGACGCTATCTCCGCGTCCACCGGTTCGGCCACGTCCTCCCATCCGGGCTTGATTTTGACGCTCTTCGCGGGTTGGCCGACCACGACGTGGTGGGCGGGCACGTCGCGCTGGACGATGGACTTCGCGCCGACGATGGAGTTCTCGCCGACCCGGACGCCCGCCCGAATCATCGAGTCGTAGGTCACGCGGGCGTCGTCTTCGATGACGGTGTGGTAGTTCTCGACTTGCGTCTGGTCTACCACGTCGTGGTCGTGGGTGTAGACGTGCGCCGAGTCCGAGATGGAGACGCGGTCGCCGACGGTCAACTCGCCGCGGTCGTCCAGATGCACGTCGTCGTGGACCACCACGTTGTCGCCCATCGTGATGTTGTGGCCGTAGGTGAACGAGATACCCTTGAAGAACCGACAGCCCTCGCCGCAGTCCGCGAAGAGGTGGTCGGCGAGCATCGCGCGGAACCGGAGCGCGAACTCCACGTTGTCGGCCATCGGCGTGGCGTCGAACTGCCGCCAGAGCCACTGGAGGTGCTTGGACTGGCGGAACTTCTGTTCGTCCTTCTCGGCGTAGTACTCGCTTTCGAGCGTCGCGTTACACGGGTCGTAGCTCTGGAGGCGGACTCTCTCGGCGGGCGAGACCTCCTCGCCGTCCTGCCACCGGTCGTAGGCGTCCCGGTCGCCGTGGAGGTCCACCAGCACCTCCTCGACTATCTCGCAGGTCCGTTCCGGTTCGTCGGGTCCAGCGTTCGAGAGCCGTCGGTCTACGTCCGCGAGAAAGTCTTCGAGGGAGTCCTCCATCTCGTCCGGGAGGGTCACGTGTCGTTTGGTCATATAGGGTCCTCCGTCGTCACTTACCGCCACTTGTCTTCGTAACGTGATGGGGGTTTTGGTTGCGGCGGGGAGTGCAGAAATCGACTCCTATCGACCGTTCGCGGACCGACGGGCCGAAATAGCGGCTTTCTGACCGAGCAAAATCATCGTTCGGACCGAGAAATCAAGCAGTTCGAGAGAGAAATTAATCCGGGCGGAAGAACCGGACTCGGGGAGCGAGGCGTCGGGGAAGCGCGGAGTCGGGACCGCGAGGAGGGACGAACGAGAGACGAACCCGCGGTCAGGCCAAGAAGACGTGTCGCGGCCGGTCGGCCAGCACGTCCCGGCCCCAATCGACGGTGTTCGAGAAGGCGTCGCTCCGGAAGAACGACATGGCGTCCTCTTTGGACTCCCATTGGCTGGCGATGAACATGTCGTTCTCGTCCTCGCGGTTGGCCAGCAGGTCGGTTTCGAGGTGGCCGTCCATGTCCGCCAGCAGGCCGCCCACGGTGTCGAACTTCTCCACGAAGTCCTCGCGGTGTTCGGGCTTGACGGTGTAGAACATCCCCATCGTGCCGAAGCCGCTCTCCTCTCCGGCGCGCGCGACGATTCCCGGCAGGTCCGCGAGGAACCCGCCCGCGGTGTCGGCCGCGCTCTGGGTCTCCCAGATGCTCACGACCGCCGAGCGGTCGCGGTCGCTCGCTTCGTTGGCCTGATACACCGCGGTCTTGACGTGGGTGTCGTAGTGGTCGAAGTTGCCCCGCAGACCGTCTACCTCCTCGAAGAGTTCGTCGGGGTCGGCCTCCGAGTAGAGGACCATCGCGTACACGTCCTCGCCGTGGGGCTGGCCCGCGTAGATGTCGAGGTCTTCGAGTTCGCCGCGGATGTCGCCGTCGTCCGCGCCGCCCGCGTCGTCGCCGTGGTGTCCTCCGGAGTCGCCGCCGTGATGGCCGCCACCCTCGCCGTGGTGACCGCCCGACTCGTCGCCGTGGTGGTGGCCCTCACCGTCACCGTGGCCGTGCCCCTCGCCGTGCGGGTGGCCCGACTCGTCGCCGCTCTCGTCGGCCGGGACCTCCTCGCCAGCCATGAACGCGGGCAGGTCCTCGGGCGGGAACTGGCGGCCGAAGTAGAAGGGACCGAACTCGGCGTACTTCGAACTGCTCTCGTCGAACCGGAGTTCGTAGAGCAGGTCTTTGATGTGGTTCGGGTCGTTGCTGAACAGGTCCACGCCCCACTCGTAGTCGTCGAAGCCGATGGAGCCGGTGATTATCTGTTTGACCTGTCCGGCGTAGGTCTTCCCGATTTCGCCGTGGGTGTCCATCATCTCGGCGCGCTCGTCGAACGGCAGGTCGTACCAGTTCTCGCCGGGCGCGCGACGCTTGTCCATCGGGTAGAAACAGATAAACTCGCTGTCGGGAATGTCGGGGTAGAGTTTGCTCTCGGCGTAACGAGCCAGCCCGGTGTCCTCGATTTCCGACGGCTCCTTGGTCATCTCCTCGGAGGTGTAGCCGCCGACCTCCGTCACCGAGACGTAGGAGGTCGTCTGGTCGGTGTACCCGGCGAAGGCGGTCTCCTCGAAGGCGCGCTCGGCCGTGTCGAGGTCGGCCATCGTCGGCCGGAAGTGGACGACCAGCAGGTCGGCCTTGTGCCCGAGCATCGAGAACACCGCCGAGGAGCCCTCCTCTGCATCGGTTACGTCCACGCGGTCGCGGAGGAACGAGACGCCCGAGTCGAGCGCGGCCTCCCGCTCGCGCTGCGGGGCGTCGCGCCACGCGTCCCAGTCTACGGTTCGGAAGTCGTGAAGCGCGTACCACCCTTCGTTGGTCGCCGGAGGTTCTCTGGTCATGTCTCCACCTCGGTACCCGGAGGGTAATAGGTTTTTGAGTCGCGGTCGGGCGCTTCCTTCGACAGTCGATTTCCCCGACCGAAAGCCTTTCAAAAATACGGTCTGAACTACGGGCAATGCGGAAGAGCGGCCCGCCGAAAGGCCTCATCGCGTATCTCGTGCTCGAACTGCTGGACGAGAAGCCTCGCTACGGCTACGAGATTCTCAAGGAGATTCGGTCCATCAGCGGCGGCCACTGGGAACCGTCCTACGGGTCGGTCTACCCCATCCTCTACAAGTTCGAGGAGAAAGGGTGGGCCGAGCGCATCGAGCGCGAGGACGAACCCGACCGCAAGTACTTCGAGTTGACCGACGCGGGCCGCGACGAACTGACCGAGAAACGCGACGAGACCGGCGGGAAGGCCCGCGAGTTCGCGGACGTAATCTTGGGCTTCTACCACGTCTTCGCGGCGTTCGCCACCGACGAGCGGTTTCAGGTCGAGGACCGGGCCGACGAGTGGCGCTTCGACGAGGACTTCAACGCGTGGATAGTCGAACAGCTCATCCGCCACTACGAGCGGGACTTCGGCGACTTCGAGCGCATCCCGGACACGCCCGAGGAGTTCGCCGAGCGGATGGGACTGGACGACGAGTGACGACCGCCACACGGATGACGGAAACCGACGCGTCGCGTACTCCCGCGACTCCAGTTTTCGAGAAACACGACTGATTTTCTCGGTCACCGAGAACGAACGAGAGAGGCGGACTCCTCACACGAGGAGCCGCGGCCCGAATATCGAGATGAGCAGCGCCGAGGCCATCGTCAGCCCGACGGTGACGGTCACGACTTTCGTGAGCCGATAGCTCCCCTCGACGGGGAGTCGGGAGACGACCGCCTCCGCGCTCGTCCGGAGGATGTGGCCGCCGTCGAGCGGGAACGCCGGGATGCAGTTGAAGAAGCCGAGGTTGATGTTTATCCAGCCGATCCAGAACAGGACGTTCGCCAGCATGAAGACGCCCCCGCCGAACGCCCCCAGCGGCCCGTCCACGACGTAGAAGTTGGTGTTCGTGCCGACGAACCCGGCGAAGTTGTAGGCCGCGTTCAGCGACTGGGTGGCCAGCGGCAACACGAGCGCCCCGCCGATGCTCGTGAAGAACGAGACGATGGGACCCGAGCCGGTGTTGCCCAGCAACTGCACGCCGCCCGAGAGGACGTTGTGGAACCCTTCGGCGGGGTACGACTGAACGCCGAAATCGACCGTGGTGAGACCGGAGACGCCCGGTGCCGCGACGAATCCGGCGTCAACGTTCTCGTCGTCACCCGCGAGGGTCAGCTCGAAGGTGCGACGCTCGTACTCCTCGCCCTGCTTCGAGAAGGCGCTCACGGTGACGGTCCGTCCGGGTTCGAAGTTCGAGAGAACCGTCGAGAACTGGCTCCCGTTCGCGACGCGCTGGCCGTCGATAGCGGTGACGACGAGCGAGTCACGCGTCGAGAGGTTCGAGACGTTCGGGGCTGGCCCGTCCGGTTGAACGGTGACAAGCGCGCCGACCGGGGCGGTGAACGTCTTCTCGTTGGTGCCGTTCTCGGCGCTGAAGGTGGCTATCGGTCGGTCGGCGAGTTCGCTCGCCAGCGACGCGTCGGTCGCAACGTCCGTACCGTTGACCGCCGTCACCGTCCACCCGGTGTCTATCTCGTCGTTGAAGGGCGAGGTCTTGGCTATCTGGGTGACGAGGAGCCTTCGCTCTACTGTCATCGTCGTCCGTGAATCGTCTCGGACGACCGTGACGGACACGTCAGCAGTGGTGACGTTACCGAGTACAGCGCCCAAGGCGGCGTTGTCCTCGACTTCGGTCCCGTTGACCGCGACGATGCGGTCGCCGCCTTCGATACCGGCGTCGGCCGCCGCCGAGTTCGGGAACGCGTCGCCGACCGGCGCGCCGGGTGCGACCGCGATAGAACCCATCACCGGCCCGAACAGCAGGGCGAACGCGACGAGCGTGATGGCGAAGTTGTTCGTCACGCCCGCGGCGAACATCCGACTCTGGCTCCCGCGGTCGGCCTCGCGGCGGTTCTCCTCGTCGGGTTCGACGAACGCGCCCATCGGAATCACCGCCAGCATCGCGATGCCCATCGACTCGATGTCGATGTCCTCGACGCGACACATCAGGCCGTGGCCGCCCTCGTGGACGACCAGACCGACGAGGAGACCGAAGAGTATCTCGGGAGCGACCGACAGCGGCAGGAAGTCGTTGACGCCGGGGATGACCAGAACGTTCTGCGGTTGGGAGACCGCGGTCGGTTCCGGCGGGTTCTGGACGACCAGCACCGCTTGGAGCGCGAACAGCAGAAACGACCCGAGCATCACGACCAAGGTGATGCCGAGTCCGAAGTTCCCCCACGCTCGCCAGAGCCGTTTGGGCTTGGCGAGGCGGTTCAGAAACCGGCGGCCTCGCTTGGTGTGGATGGTCAGAATCGGCCCTTGGAGACCGATATACGACGGCAACCACCCCTGCGAGTCGAGATACAGCATCCCGAACCAGTAGACCGCGAGACCGACGGCGATCCACAAGAGCGTGTCGTTCATCACGCGAAAGAAAGGACGCGGCGGTCAAAGGCGTTTGGGAACGCGCCGACTCGGCCGGGACAGCGGGTCCCGACTGCCGGATACGGGCCAGTCGCCGAACGTCGGGGCCGCGGCGACTACTCGGCGGTCTGCCAGTCCTCTTCGAGGTCCTGCTGTTCGCCGCCAGACTTCCGACGCTGGCGGAACTTGCGTGCCGTCAGGATACCCGCCGTGATGCCGCCGAGGACGACGAGTCGGCGGACGTACCGACCGATGCGACTCCCGCCCTCGTCGTCGGTCTCGGCTTCGACTTCGACCTCGGCGTCGGTCTCGGTGTCCACGAGGTCGGCGGCCTCGTCGGTATCGACCTCGGCCGTAATTTCTCTGTCTTCGACCTGTTCGTCTTCGACGGATTCGACGCGCTTCAGTGCGGGTTTCTCGAGGTTGAGTTCGATTATCGCCATAGTAATCTCCTTGGGTCGGTGCGGACTTAACCGTGCCGCCCGACGCTCTGCCCGAGGAAAGGAGTGCTGACCACTTTGTTATGGTGGCCCTGAACGACGACTAGGGGGTTGCTACGCCTCTCTGCGGAGTCGGCCGACCACGAACTCCTCGTCCAGTTTCGCGAGGAACGGGCCGAGTTTCGGTCCCTCCTCGTCGTCGAAGAAGAGGCGGTAGCCCACCGAGAAAAACTCGCCAATGTCGATATCGTGGCGCTTGGCGGTCTCGTAGATTTCGCCCTGAATCTCGTCGGGGTCGTCGTGGTCCGCGACGAAGGCGGCGAGTTCGTCCAACGCGGCCGCCGTCTCGTCGTCCAGTTCGACGGCGGGCATCTCGGCGCGCTTGAGTTCGTAGTCGAACTCGTTGCCGGTCCGGCGCGCCCACTCACGGGCGCGGGCGACCCGCGAGAGCGCGAACTCCGTGACCCACTCGGGCGCGTCGTCGGGGACGTGGCCCTCGCGCCGGGCGATCTCCTCGCGGAGGTCGGGGTCGTCGGTCATCCCCAGCACTGCGGCGAAGGTGTAGGGCAGACGGACGCGCTCGCCGAACCGCTCGTCGGTCAGCGCGTCGAGTTGGGCGCGGCGGTCGTCGGTGACGGGGACGCTCTTCTCGTCGGGAGTCGAAATCGGGTCGCCCGCCGCATCGAAGCGAGCCGCCAGCGTCGGCCGAATCGTCGGCGGGTATGCGGCCGCCGCGATTTCGGCGGCTTTCTCGTCGGCGTCGCTCCCGTCGGTGTCACTTCCGTCGGCCCCGTGCGCGTCTCCGTCGCGGTCCTCGGCGTAGTAGGTGCGCTCGAAGGCGTCGAAATCGTCCACGAGGAGGTCGAAGTGTTCGACGCTGAAGTCCCGCGCCTTGCTCGGGTCCTTGGTGAAGAAGTACCGCAGGACCTCGGGTTCGATCATCTCCAGCACGTCTTGGACCATGACGACGTGGCCCGACGACGACGAGAACGCCTCGCCGTCGAGGGTGAACCACTCGTAGGCCATCGGGACCGGCGGTTCGATGTCCAGCACGTTCCGGGCTACGTCGCTTCCGCTCGGCCACGAGCCTTCGGCGTGGTCCTTGCCGAACGGTTCGTGGTCCACGCCCAGCACCTGCCACTGGCCGGGCCACTCGAAGCGCCACGGAAGTTTGCCCTCGCGGAACGTCGCGGTCCCCTCGTGGCCACACCCCTCGATGGTCTGGTCGCCAGCCTCCATGTCGGTGCAGACGTACTCGACGGTGCCCTCGTCGGGGTGGACCGCGGTGACGGTCTCGGTTATCTTGCCGCACTCCTCGCAGATGGGGTTGAACGGGACGTACTCGTCGTCCACCTTGTCCTGATAGTGCGAGAGGACTTCCCGAGCAGTCTCTCGGTTTTCGAGCAGGTAGCGGGTCAGGTCCTCGAACTCGCCCTCCTCGTACAGTTCGGTGTTCGAGACCATCTCGACGGGGATGCCCAGCAGTTCGGCGCTCCGCTCGATGAGGTTCGAGAAGTGTTCGCCGTAGGAGTCACAGCACCCGAAGGGGTCCGGAATCGCGGTGTAGGGCTTGCCGAGGTTGCGTCCCAACGCTCCGGCGTTCACGTCGCCTAGCTCCACGATGTTGCCGTCCAAGTCGGCCAGCTTCCGGGGGAGCTTGCGGAGCGGGTCGCGGTCGTCGGCGGTGAACACCTGCCGGACCTCGTGGCCCCGGTCGCGGAGGGCTTCGGCGACGAAGTAGCCCCGGACGATTTCGTTCATGTTCCCGAGGTGGGGCACACCGGAGGGAGAGATACCGCCCTTGATCACTATCGGCTCGTCGGGGTCGCGGTCCAGAATCTTCTCGGCGACCGACTCGGCCCAGAAGGCGTGGGGCTGGGGCCCTTGGAGGACGTAGGGGTCGTCGTCGGGATGCATCTCCCGCGGGCGGTCGGCCGCCGGTTCGGTCTCCTCGTCGCTCATGACTCGTCTTGGACCCAGTAGGTCATCTGGTCGTCGGCACCCTCGGGCAGTACGTCGGTGCCCTCGTGTTCGCCGTAGCGCACCGCGTCGGCGATGCGCTCGGGGTCCGTGCCGTCGAGGACGATGGTGCGCACGCCCGACCGCTCGATGAGTTTCGCCGCCAGAATGTCCACGGGCGCGGAACTCCCGGCGTTCATCTCCAATCCGGCGATAACGTCCACGAGTTCCCCGCCGGTGAGTTCGTCGTACTTCTGGGCGTCGTCGGTCTCGTTGGGGTCGTCGCTGAAGACGCCGGGGACGCTGGTCGCGTAGACCAGCAGGTCGGCGTTGGTGTACTCGGCCAAGGCCGCGCTCACGGCGTCGGTGGTCTGGCCCGGCGTGACCCCGCCCATGACCGCGATGTCTCCTCGGTGCATCGCCGCACCGGCGGTCTCGTAGTCCTCGGGCGGACTCGGCACGGCCTCCTCGGACAGCGCCGCGATGAGGAGTCGCGCGTTCAGTCGCGTCACGTCGATGCCGATGTCGTCGAGTTCGATCTCGTTGGCTCCCAAGTCCCGCGCCGCGCCGATGTACTCGCGGGCGACGCCGCCGCCGCCGACGACGGTCCCGATGGTACAGCCTTCGGCGGCGAGGTCCTCGATTACGTCGGCGTGGGCGCGCACTCGCTCGGACCCGAGGTCCGGCGCGAGGACGCTCCCGCCGATGGAGACGACTACTTTCATTCTGTGGCCGAGTAGCCGGGACGCGGCCTTAAGGATTGCCAACTGTCGGGAGTGACGCCCGGATTTTCGTCAGCGACCGAAGCCGAGGAGTGCCGCTCGTTCACGTCGCACACGATAAAAATCGTAGTTCGGCCCCCGCAATCGACTTTCCTCGAAAGAAACCCAAATGTCTCTAAAAACACACAATCCAATTTTCTTAGCAATATTTGGATTGTCGAACGACGCTCCGTGCGACCGCGTTTCGCTCCGCAGGACTACGTTTTCTGCTCGGCGCGTGCGGGCGCGGTCGTCGTGAGAGGACACGAACGACTGCTCGTCGGACGCCGTTTGTCCGACGGTGCCTCGTGCCGTGCCCAATCGCGCGAGGGCTGAGGACCGCACGGAGGAACGACCGAAGGGAGTGACGACCGAGGACCGCAGGCGGTTGGGGAGGACGAGGAGCGGTGCAGTGCGGTGCGGAGCGGTGCGGGGCAGTGCGGTTGCGGGAGACTCCTTCGAATCGGCGATAGTCCGCTGTGTGGTCGCGGTCTGCTGTCCGGTCGCAGTTACGGTCGCGGTCCGCTGTCCAGTCGGAGTTACGGTCGCGGTTCGCTGTCCAGCCACGGTTACAGTCACGGACCCAGCAACGAGTACCACCATCCGTCGAGACCACCGAAGGCTACAAGCGCGCCCCGGTCCAAAATCGCGGTATGCACGTACTGAGCGTCGTCGGCCCCGAGTCGGCGGCCCGAGGAGTCGCCGACCGACTGGCGGCCCGCCTCGGCGAGGCGGCCCGCGTCGCCGAGGTCCACCGGACCGAGACCAGCGTCGAACCCGACGAATCTGCGGACGCGAGGTACGAACTCGACAACGAGGGGTGGACCGCGACCGGGCGCGACCGGTCACTGGACGACCTGCTCGCGGACCTCGCGCCCGACTACGACTACGCGCTCCTCGTCGGCTTTTCGGAGGCCGACGCGCCGCGGGTCGTCGTCGGCGAGGGCGACGATTCGGGAATCGAGTCCGACGCGCCCGGCGAGACCATCGTCCGCGCCGACGACCCCAACGAGGTGGACCCCGCCGAGGTGCGGGCGCGACTGGACGACACCGACCCCTACGAGACGCTCGAATCGCTGGTCGCGCGGGTCAAACGCTCCGACGACGCGCCCTACTCGGGAGCCATCGCCACCTTCACCGGGCGGGTCCGGGCGAAGGAAGACGAAGACGACGACCCGACCGAACTCCTCGAATTCGAGAAGTACGAGGGGGTCGCCGAGGAGCGAATGGCCGACATCAGCGCGGAACTGGAGGAGCGCGAGGGCGTCTTCGACGTGGTGATGCACCACCGCACGGGCGTCATCGAGTACGGCGAGGACATCGTGTTCGTCGTCGTGCTGGCGGGCCACCGCGAGGAGGCCTTTCGGACGGTCGAGGACGGCATCGACCGCCTCAAAGACGAGGTGCCGATATTCAAGAAGGAGGTCACGACCGACGAGCAGTTCTGGGTCCACGAGCAGTCCTGAGTCCGCGAGCGGTCCCGAGTCGCCACTCCACCGGTTTCGCGGTCGCTTCTCGTCTCCGGTCGGTTCGACGGCGAACTCCCCGACGACTCCTTCGGGACGACCCCCGAGTGACGCTTCGCGACGTTTTTCTCGCGACGACCGGTCGTGCAGTCCCGACGCACCCTACGCTCGCGGGGCTGTCCGGAGCGGAATCTCTCCTCGCTGGGCGGCCGATGTCAGTCTCTCGCATGACGTTCTCGACCGGACAGTAAATACCCGAAACAAAGACTTAAATCGGTTTTTGAACGATGAAAGAGCCTCAGAAAACGTCCTAAAAAGTCAGTTTTACCCCATTTTCCGGGCTCGTGTAGATTTTATGACCGAAATCGTCGGAAAACGACACTAACCGTCTCCCCTTTATATCATCCCTCCCTGTGTACGTGGAATTGACGATGAGCGCAACTACCCAGCCCTCCGACGCCCCCGAACCGCAGTCCAAGGAACAGCGCCTCAAGCAGTTCCTCCGGTCCAAAGCAGACGACGGGGAGATGTACTTCAAGAGCAAGTTCATCGCGGACGAAGTCGGTCTCTCCGCGAAGGAGATCGGCGCGCTGATGGTCAAGCTCAAGGACTCGGCGACCGACCTCGAAATCGAGAAGTGGTCGTACACGAGCGCGACCACGTGGCGCGTCTGCTCGGCGTAGACGGTCCCCGAGTCGAATCGTTGCGTGCGCCGTCCGACTGGTCCCTACTCGGACGCGACCTCCCTTCTCCCGTGCGGGTTCGCCCGCACGAGTTCCTGCTTCCAATTCCTCGGTAGCGTCTCGTCCGTCCTCTTCGCGCCGACTCCGTTCATCTCGGCACGCCGACCCACCCCGCCACGCCGACCCGCCCCGCCACGCCGACCGCCCCGTCACGCCGACCCACGAACCACGCCGTTTTTCTCGCGGGGGACCGTTGGCCCGCCCATGAAGCGGCGTTCGTACCTGCGGTCGCTGGCCGCGGCGGCGGGCACGGTCGGAATCGGCGGCTGTCTGCGGACCGCCGGGAGCGAACAGCCGACCACCACCGACGAGCCGCGGTTCCGCATCGAGACGGTCACGATGGAGTTGGAAGTTCCGTGGGGACTGGACGCCGCGCCCGACGGCGACCTCCTCGTCACCGAGCGTCCCGGCCGCGTCCAGCGCGTCGCCCGCGAGAACAACCGCAAAGAGCAGGTCGCGGACCTCACCGACGAGGTGGCGGCCCGCGGCGAGGGCGGCCTGCTCGGATTGGCGCTCCACCCCGACGACCCGGACCTCGCGTACACCTACCAGACCTACGAGGCCGAGGAGGGCCTGACCAACCGCGTGGTCCGCTACCGCGTCTCCGAGGAGTTCGTCCGCGAGTCGGTCGTCCTCGACGGGATTCCGGCCGCCTCGATTCACGACGGCGGCCGCATCGCGTTCAGTCCTGACGGGAACCTCTTCGTGACGACCGGCGACGCCAGCGACGGCAGTCTCGCGCAGGACCGCGACTCGCTGGCCGGGAAGGTCCTCCGGGTGACTCCCGACGGGGAA is part of the Halorussus salinus genome and harbors:
- the pyrH gene encoding UMP kinase is translated as MKVVVSIGGSVLAPDLGSERVRAHADVIEDLAAEGCTIGTVVGGGGVAREYIGAARDLGANEIELDDIGIDVTRLNARLLIAALSEEAVPSPPEDYETAGAAMHRGDIAVMGGVTPGQTTDAVSAALAEYTNADLLVYATSVPGVFSDDPNETDDAQKYDELTGGELVDVIAGLEMNAGSSAPVDILAAKLIERSGVRTIVLDGTDPERIADAVRYGEHEGTDVLPEGADDQMTYWVQDES
- a CDS encoding molybdopterin synthase yields the protein MHVLSVVGPESAARGVADRLAARLGEAARVAEVHRTETSVEPDESADARYELDNEGWTATGRDRSLDDLLADLAPDYDYALLVGFSEADAPRVVVGEGDDSGIESDAPGETIVRADDPNEVDPAEVRARLDDTDPYETLESLVARVKRSDDAPYSGAIATFTGRVRAKEDEDDDPTELLEFEKYEGVAEERMADISAELEEREGVFDVVMHHRTGVIEYGEDIVFVVVLAGHREEAFRTVEDGIDRLKDEVPIFKKEVTTDEQFWVHEQS
- the lysS gene encoding lysine--tRNA ligase — protein: MSDEETEPAADRPREMHPDDDPYVLQGPQPHAFWAESVAEKILDRDPDEPIVIKGGISPSGVPHLGNMNEIVRGYFVAEALRDRGHEVRQVFTADDRDPLRKLPRKLADLDGNIVELGDVNAGALGRNLGKPYTAIPDPFGCCDSYGEHFSNLIERSAELLGIPVEMVSNTELYEEGEFEDLTRYLLENRETAREVLSHYQDKVDDEYVPFNPICEECGKITETVTAVHPDEGTVEYVCTDMEAGDQTIEGCGHEGTATFREGKLPWRFEWPGQWQVLGVDHEPFGKDHAEGSWPSGSDVARNVLDIEPPVPMAYEWFTLDGEAFSSSSGHVVMVQDVLEMIEPEVLRYFFTKDPSKARDFSVEHFDLLVDDFDAFERTYYAEDRDGDAHGADGSDTDGSDADEKAAEIAAAAYPPTIRPTLAARFDAAGDPISTPDEKSVPVTDDRRAQLDALTDERFGERVRLPYTFAAVLGMTDDPDLREEIARREGHVPDDAPEWVTEFALSRVARAREWARRTGNEFDYELKRAEMPAVELDDETAAALDELAAFVADHDDPDEIQGEIYETAKRHDIDIGEFFSVGYRLFFDDEEGPKLGPFLAKLDEEFVVGRLRREA
- a CDS encoding heme-binding protein — protein: MTREPPATNEGWYALHDFRTVDWDAWRDAPQREREAALDSGVSFLRDRVDVTDAEEGSSAVFSMLGHKADLLVVHFRPTMADLDTAERAFEETAFAGYTDQTTSYVSVTEVGGYTSEEMTKEPSEIEDTGLARYAESKLYPDIPDSEFICFYPMDKRRAPGENWYDLPFDERAEMMDTHGEIGKTYAGQVKQIITGSIGFDDYEWGVDLFSNDPNHIKDLLYELRFDESSSKYAEFGPFYFGRQFPPEDLPAFMAGEEVPADESGDESGHPHGEGHGHGDGEGHHHGDESGGHHGEGGGHHGGDSGGHHGDDAGGADDGDIRGELEDLDIYAGQPHGEDVYAMVLYSEADPDELFEEVDGLRGNFDHYDTHVKTAVYQANEASDRDRSAVVSIWETQSAADTAGGFLADLPGIVARAGEESGFGTMGMFYTVKPEHREDFVEKFDTVGGLLADMDGHLETDLLANREDENDMFIASQWESKEDAMSFFRSDAFSNTVDWGRDVLADRPRHVFLA
- a CDS encoding site-2 protease family protein — its product is MNDTLLWIAVGLAVYWFGMLYLDSQGWLPSYIGLQGPILTIHTKRGRRFLNRLAKPKRLWRAWGNFGLGITLVVMLGSFLLFALQAVLVVQNPPEPTAVSQPQNVLVIPGVNDFLPLSVAPEILFGLLVGLVVHEGGHGLMCRVEDIDIESMGIAMLAVIPMGAFVEPDEENRREADRGSQSRMFAAGVTNNFAITLVAFALLFGPVMGSIAVAPGAPVGDAFPNSAAADAGIEGGDRIVAVNGTEVEDNAALGAVLGNVTTADVSVTVVRDDSRTTMTVERRLLVTQIAKTSPFNDEIDTGWTVTAVNGTDVATDASLASELADRPIATFSAENGTNEKTFTAPVGALVTVQPDGPAPNVSNLSTRDSLVVTAIDGQRVANGSQFSTVLSNFEPGRTVTVSAFSKQGEEYERRTFELTLAGDDENVDAGFVAAPGVSGLTTVDFGVQSYPAEGFHNVLSGGVQLLGNTGSGPIVSFFTSIGGALVLPLATQSLNAAYNFAGFVGTNTNFYVVDGPLGAFGGGVFMLANVLFWIGWININLGFFNCIPAFPLDGGHILRTSAEAVVSRLPVEGSYRLTKVVTVTVGLTMASALLISIFGPRLLV
- a CDS encoding PadR family transcriptional regulator; the encoded protein is MRKSGPPKGLIAYLVLELLDEKPRYGYEILKEIRSISGGHWEPSYGSVYPILYKFEEKGWAERIEREDEPDRKYFELTDAGRDELTEKRDETGGKAREFADVILGFYHVFAAFATDERFQVEDRADEWRFDEDFNAWIVEQLIRHYERDFGDFERIPDTPEEFAERMGLDDE
- a CDS encoding acyltransferase; amino-acid sequence: MTKRHVTLPDEMEDSLEDFLADVDRRLSNAGPDEPERTCEIVEEVLVDLHGDRDAYDRWQDGEEVSPAERVRLQSYDPCNATLESEYYAEKDEQKFRQSKHLQWLWRQFDATPMADNVEFALRFRAMLADHLFADCGEGCRFFKGISFTYGHNITMGDNVVVHDDVHLDDRGELTVGDRVSISDSAHVYTHDHDVVDQTQVENYHTVIEDDARVTYDSMIRAGVRVGENSIVGAKSIVQRDVPAHHVVVGQPAKSVKIKPGWEDVAEPVDAEIASEKEARHIEDEIPDDVEIFDEFQRDLHPPGET
- a CDS encoding DUF7123 family protein is translated as MSATTQPSDAPEPQSKEQRLKQFLRSKADDGEMYFKSKFIADEVGLSAKEIGALMVKLKDSATDLEIEKWSYTSATTWRVCSA
- a CDS encoding PQQ-dependent sugar dehydrogenase — protein: MKRRSYLRSLAAAAGTVGIGGCLRTAGSEQPTTTDEPRFRIETVTMELEVPWGLDAAPDGDLLVTERPGRVQRVARENNRKEQVADLTDEVAARGEGGLLGLALHPDDPDLAYTYQTYEAEEGLTNRVVRYRVSEEFVRESVVLDGIPAASIHDGGRIAFSPDGNLFVTTGDASDGSLAQDRDSLAGKVLRVTPDGEPHPDNPFDNAVYTYGHRNPQGLAWRDGTLFATEHGPSTDDEINVLEAGNNYGWPDVMGPSDGDRFTDPIASYTPTIAPGSATFYDGPVEDWQGDFFFGTLAGTHLHRVRINDRNEVVEQERVLDGKYGRLRTAFTGPDDHLYVTTSNRDGRGTPAPQDDRVLRIQPV